Proteins encoded in a region of the Planctomycetia bacterium genome:
- the aslA gene encoding arylsulfatase, whose amino-acid sequence MNSSVAEAQQKKPNILVIWGDDIGTGNISYYNRGMMGYQTPNIDRIAKEGVFFTDYYGQQSCTAGRAAFINGSCPVRTGMTKVGIPGAPEGWQKTDVTMATVMKSLGYTTGQFGKNHQGDRDEHLPTMHGFDEFLGNLYHLNAEEEPENEDYPGDKVLPGGKTFREVFGPRGVLHCKSDGKGGQTIKDTGPLTKKRMETIDEETVAAAKDFITRMNKEGKPFFCWWNGTRMHFRTHVKAEHRHKGNDEYTDGMIEHDLQVGELLKLIDDLGIADNTIVQYSTDNGPHYNTWPDAGTTPFRSEKNSNWEGAYRVPCFIKWSGHFPAGKVLNGIVSHEDWLPTFAAAGGNTEIVEQLKKGVELNGRTYKNFIDGANQLDYISAKAKESARKNFIYVNDDGQIVAMRYEDWKAVFLENRGQAFEVWREPFTELRVPLLFNLRRDPYEKAQHNSNTYNDWFLDRVFILAPMQRVAGQFLMTMKEYPPSQKPGSFNLEGIQKKIQATMGGH is encoded by the coding sequence TTGAACTCCAGCGTCGCTGAGGCTCAACAGAAGAAGCCAAACATCCTCGTCATTTGGGGTGATGACATCGGCACTGGGAACATCAGCTACTACAACCGCGGCATGATGGGGTATCAGACGCCCAACATCGACCGTATCGCCAAAGAGGGTGTCTTCTTCACCGATTATTACGGCCAACAGAGCTGTACCGCCGGCCGCGCTGCGTTCATTAACGGCTCCTGCCCCGTTCGTACCGGCATGACCAAGGTCGGCATCCCCGGCGCACCTGAAGGCTGGCAGAAGACCGACGTCACGATGGCCACCGTTATGAAAAGCCTCGGCTACACCACCGGTCAGTTCGGCAAGAACCACCAGGGCGACCGCGACGAACACCTGCCCACCATGCACGGCTTCGACGAGTTCCTTGGCAATCTCTATCACCTCAACGCCGAGGAGGAGCCGGAAAACGAGGACTATCCCGGCGACAAGGTGTTGCCCGGTGGCAAGACCTTCCGCGAGGTGTTCGGCCCACGCGGCGTCCTGCATTGCAAGTCCGACGGCAAGGGCGGCCAGACTATCAAGGACACCGGCCCGCTAACCAAGAAGCGCATGGAGACTATTGACGAGGAAACCGTCGCCGCTGCCAAGGATTTCATCACCCGCATGAACAAGGAGGGCAAACCGTTCTTCTGCTGGTGGAACGGCACCCGCATGCACTTTCGCACCCACGTCAAGGCGGAGCACCGCCACAAGGGTAACGACGAATACACCGACGGCATGATCGAGCACGACCTGCAAGTGGGCGAACTCCTCAAGCTCATTGACGACCTCGGCATCGCGGACAACACCATCGTCCAATACTCCACTGACAATGGCCCGCACTACAACACCTGGCCCGACGCCGGAACCACTCCCTTCCGCAGCGAGAAGAACTCGAACTGGGAAGGTGCCTACCGCGTTCCCTGTTTCATCAAGTGGTCTGGCCATTTTCCCGCTGGCAAGGTTCTCAACGGCATCGTTTCCCATGAAGACTGGCTGCCCACCTTCGCTGCCGCCGGTGGCAACACGGAGATCGTGGAGCAGTTGAAAAAAGGCGTTGAACTCAACGGCCGCACTTACAAGAATTTCATTGACGGGGCCAACCAGCTCGACTACATCAGTGCCAAGGCCAAGGAGTCGGCGCGTAAGAATTTCATATATGTGAATGATGACGGCCAGATCGTCGCCATGCGTTACGAGGACTGGAAAGCCGTCTTCCTTGAAAACCGCGGCCAAGCCTTCGAAGTCTGGCGCGAGCCCTTCACCGAACTCCGCGTGCCGCTGCTCTTCAACCTCCGCCGCGATCCGTATGAGAAGGCCCAGCACAACTCGAACACCTACAACGACTGGTTCCTCGACCGCGTCTTCATCCTCGCACCGATGCAGCGAGTTGCCGGACAGTTCCTCATGACCATGAAGGAGTATCCGCCCAGCCAGAAGCCCGGTTCCTTCAATCTGGAAGGAATCCAGAAGAAGATCCAGGCCACCATGGGCGGCCACTAA